The Altererythrobacter sp. Root672 genome includes a window with the following:
- a CDS encoding DegT/DnrJ/EryC1/StrS family aminotransferase — protein MTDPIMNVPIARTSLTEAEINSVLGPLESGWLVQGPKVREFEEKWSRFTGADHSLAVTSCTTGLHLAAVALGLKPGDEVIVPAFTWIATANIVEHQQAKVVFCDIDLETFNIDPVAFEAAITERTRGVVPVHLFGLAANMDEISAIARSHGLWVIEDAACGFGAKYKGSHVGTLGDAGVFSFHPRKAITTGEGGMVTTNDADLAETVRRLRDHGAVISDLQRHHGPRPYLLADHTLAGFNQRMTDIQAALGSAQMDRADAIIQERRRLAARYDQALSDIEWLRPPASPDGFEHGYQSYACLFMPEQVAKGEIAFVNERRNNWMDFLQQNGVSTRPATHAVHMLSFYAEKYALAKDAFPRARAANDCSVSLPLFHGMTEAEQEHVIALVRQPPA, from the coding sequence ATGACCGATCCCATCATGAATGTGCCCATTGCTCGAACTTCACTGACCGAGGCTGAGATCAACAGCGTCCTCGGCCCGCTTGAAAGCGGCTGGCTCGTGCAGGGTCCGAAGGTCCGTGAGTTCGAGGAAAAGTGGTCTCGTTTCACCGGCGCAGACCATTCGCTCGCCGTCACTTCCTGCACCACGGGGCTGCACCTTGCTGCAGTCGCGTTGGGCCTGAAGCCTGGAGACGAGGTCATTGTTCCGGCTTTCACCTGGATCGCCACGGCAAACATCGTCGAGCACCAGCAGGCCAAAGTCGTGTTCTGCGACATTGATCTAGAGACCTTCAATATCGATCCGGTCGCCTTCGAAGCTGCGATCACCGAGCGGACCCGCGGCGTGGTCCCGGTGCATCTTTTCGGCCTGGCGGCGAACATGGACGAAATTAGCGCGATTGCGCGCAGTCATGGCCTATGGGTTATCGAAGATGCGGCATGCGGCTTTGGCGCGAAGTACAAGGGCTCCCATGTGGGGACCTTGGGAGATGCCGGCGTGTTCAGCTTTCACCCTCGTAAAGCGATTACCACCGGCGAGGGCGGCATGGTCACCACGAATGACGCAGACTTGGCGGAAACGGTTCGACGTCTACGTGATCACGGCGCGGTGATTTCCGACCTTCAGCGGCACCACGGCCCCCGCCCCTATCTGCTGGCCGACCACACCCTCGCGGGCTTCAATCAGCGCATGACCGATATCCAAGCCGCCTTAGGTTCGGCGCAGATGGATCGCGCGGACGCCATAATCCAAGAGCGCCGCCGCTTGGCAGCGCGTTACGATCAGGCCCTTTCCGACATCGAGTGGCTCCGCCCGCCGGCCTCGCCAGATGGCTTCGAACATGGCTATCAGAGCTATGCGTGCCTGTTCATGCCCGAACAGGTTGCCAAGGGTGAAATCGCCTTCGTGAACGAGCGACGCAACAATTGGATGGATTTCCTGCAGCAGAACGGTGTCTCGACCCGGCCGGCCACCCATGCCGTGCATATGCTCAGTTTCTACGCCGAGAAGTACGCTTTGGCGAAGGATGCATTTCCGCGCGCAAGGGCGGCAAACGACTGTTCAGTTTCGCTTCCCTTGTTCCACGGCATGACCGAAGCCGAACAAGAGCACGTGATAGCTCTCGTCCGGCAACCGCCGGCGTGA